The Chloroflexus aggregans DSM 9485 genome segment ATCAACGGATAGTGGCCGGGTACTGTGCAAATGAAGAGATAGGTACCGGCTGCGGGCGCGGTAAAGGTGACTTCTACCGTCTCACCACCGTTAGCCAGTGGCGACTCGGCCAGAATGTTGCTCTTATCCGCCGGCAGATAATTGGCCGCCGGACCGGCACTCAAACCGGCATTTGCAACCGCAGCCGCCTCGGCATCACCACCCTTGATCAGGACCCAGTTGTGCTGCTGCACCGCCGAGTTATTCTTGAAGCGCAAGGTCACCGTTTGGCCAGCAGCAACCGTTAGCTCCGTCTTATCGAAAGCTAACTCTTCGCCTTTTGAACCGATCTCGAGCGTTACCGGACCACTGCTGGCGCTACCGCCGGTTGAACCACCACTGCCACTGCTACCACCGCCGCCACATGCAGCAAGGGCCATTGTCATTGCTGCCAACACGGCGATAGCCATCACGCGCAACCACATTTTCATGAGGTTCCTTCCTTCCTTGTGCGATCTGTCACAAAACTACGCTCATCTTTTATACCACTATCTTGCCGCTTGTCAAGCGGTATTGTACGTGCTAATAATCGATGGACGTTATTCTTGATCTGCATTACTGCGAGTCTTCTGATCTGGATCTGAACGGTGTACACTTGATGGCTTTCGCTCCGATTGATTTGTGCGTCTCACCGACGTTTTCGGAGTATCACGGTGTGACGTTGGCGAGCGGTGTTCAGAACGTGACTGCGCTGCATTATCCCAATTTCGCGGATTCCGCTCGGTATTGCGCCGTTCGTCTTGCCGGCCACGCGGTGCCCGACCGGCGCGGGCGTCCGTCTCGTCCCACGCCCCACGCCCCGCCTCGCCGCGGCTGTCTTGCCGGCCACGCGGTGCCCGACCGGCGCGGGCGTCCGTCTCGCCCCACGCCCCACGCCCCGCCTCACCGCGGCTGTCTTGCCGGCCACGCGGTGCCCGACCGGCGCGGGCGTCCGTCTCGCCCCACGCCCCACGCCCCGCCTCACCGCGGCTATCTTGCCGGCCACGCGGTGCCCGACCGGCGCGGGCGTCCGTCTCGCCCCACGCCCCACGCCCCGCCTCGCCGCGGCTGTCTTGCCGGCCACGCGGTGCCCGACCGGCGCGGGCGTCCGTCTCGCCCCACGCCCCACGCCCCGCCTCGCCGCGGCTGTCTTGCCGGCCACGCGGTGCCCGACCGGCGCGGGCGTCCGTCTCGCCCCACGCCCCACGCCCCGCCTCGCCGCGGCTGTCTTGCCGGCCACGCGGTGCCCGACCGGCGCGGGCGTCCGTCTCGCCCCACGCCCCACGCCCCGCCTCGCCGCGGCTGTCTTGCCGGCCACGCGGTGCCCGACCGGCGCGGGCGTCCGTCTCGCCCCACGTTGGACCTTCTGTGACACGTTCGTCACGTTGTTCCCGACGCGAACGGTCACTGCTCCGACGTTCGCTGTGCTCAGATCGCTGCCGCGTTACCGGCGCTGAGTCCCCGGCACGGTGAGGTTTTTCATCAAGAGCGCGAGACTTCACTACATCGGTCGATCTGGTTGGCACATCCGCTAACGATCGA includes the following:
- a CDS encoding plastocyanin/azurin family copper-binding protein, with amino-acid sequence MKMWLRVMAIAVLAAMTMALAACGGGGSSGSGGSTGGSASSGPVTLEIGSKGEELAFDKTELTVAAGQTVTLRFKNNSAVQQHNWVLIKGGDAEAAAVANAGLSAGPAANYLPADKSNILAESPLANGGETVEVTFTAPAAGTYLFICTVPGHYPLMQGKLVVN
- a CDS encoding pseudouridine synthase, encoding MSPERLQKVLASAGIASRRDCEELIAAGRVTVNGRVVTVPGTRVDLEHDEVLVDGQPLRMPAKRTYIMLHKPAGVVSTAEDPHGRPTVVDLVDVPARVFPVGRLDLDSEGLILLTDDGELAYALTHPSFEVEKEYRVLLDRALTPDALRSWRNGVLLEGEMTAPAWVELLETTPEGVWVRIVLREGRKRQIRAVAKLLGYEVRRLVRVREGPLQLGDLPPRAWRHLTDEEVAALRAHVSVRRSLADVPTRSTDVVKSRALDEKPHRAGDSAPVTRQRSEHSERRSSDRSRREQRDERVTEGPTWGETDARAGRAPRGRQDSRGEAGRGAWGETDARAGRAPRGRQDSRGEAGRGAWGETDARAGRAPRGRQDSRGEAGRGAWGETDARAGRAPRGRQDSRGEAGRGAWGETDARAGRAPRGRQDSRGEAGRGAWGETDARAGRAPRGRQDSRGEAGRGAWGETDARAGRAPRGRQDSRGEAGRGAWDETDARAGRAPRGRQDERRNTERNPRNWDNAAQSRSEHRSPTSHRDTPKTSVRRTNQSERKPSSVHRSDPDQKTRSNADQE